The Gemmatimonadaceae bacterium genome contains the following window.
TCATGCGTTCGTCGAGTTCAGACCTAAGGACTCCTCGAAGTGAAATGTCCGGCAGACTGAAGACAGCGACCTTAAGGCTGTCTCGGACGGATGCCGTGTCTGAACGGGTCGAATCTCGACGCATTGTAATCAAAAACCGATCACCAACGTGGAAATCACCAATTTCCAATCGGTTACGAAGGGCAGTCAGCTCCTCGGTCAGACGCCCTCGGGACTCACGCTTCAACCTCGTATCCGTGAGCGCGCGCTCCACCTCAGTCGCCCGCTGGGCGAGCTCTGCCCGTGTGGCACGCTGCGCTCCCGCCGGAGTTATGGCCTGACCACCACTCTTGCTCCCAGGAAAAACGAGGAGCGCTGCAACAACTACCGCAGGGATTGATGCACGCATGCGACAGGACGATGTACCTAAGGACTGAGCCAAAAACTTTAGGGCTTTGGAATTCACGATTCCCGCCCGCGATTTAGCGCTGCTCTCTTGTCCCCCGGTTCCGAGATACGCGCCGGCTCTTCGTCATGGGCCGCATACTCTCGGTAGTAGGAATAGTACTCGTAGACGCCTGTCAACTGGATCCCGTTCAGTACCGCGCCCATCACACGAACTGGCAAAGTGTCCACCACGGCCATCTTTGCCTTCGCCATCTTCCGATCCGTAATTCCAGCCCGCAACACGAGTGCCATATTGCCGGTGGCCGTCGCGAGAGCGTAAGCATCAAAGCCCGCGCCAAGCGGCGGCGAGTCAACGATGACAACATCATACTCTGCTGTCATCTGACCAATAAGCTGATTCAGGCGAGGAGTGGCCAACAACTCCGGAGCGCGACGACGACGCGCGCCGCCAGGCATAATCGTCAAGTTCGGGTGTGACGCCGTCGGTTGAAGTACTTCGGCAATCAGGGCAGTGCCATCGAGATATTCCACAAGTCCAGGACGAGTTTCGCATCCGAAAGTCTTTGCGAGTTCCCCCCTTCTAATGTCTCCGTCGATCAAAAGAGTTCGGGAACCGGCCTCGGCGAAACTCAAAGCTAAATTCGCGGAGATTAGCGATTTACCGTCATTGGGACCCGGGCTAGTAATCGTCATGCAGAGAGGGCGTGATGGATCAGCAGCGTACCGTACATTCATGCGAATGGTACGAAACGCTTCTACCACCTGGGCCGCCTGATCTGCCTGACGACGCTTAACACGAGTGTCGATCACCGGTACGACCCCAAGAACGAATAAGCCGAGATCGTCTGTTGCCTGCTCCGGATACCTGAAGCGTTTGTCAACCTGATCCAGAAGAATTGCCAAGAACACGCCCAACGCGAGAGCCGCAGCGATTGCTCCGAGAATAATGACTGGCGCCGTGTTTCGCGTTGGTTTGAGGGGTGGAACCGCGGGACTGAGAATGCTCACATCGGGAATCGTCGCGGCTTCCGCCAACTTGGCTTCCGCCGCCTTTAGATTGAGATTGCGATACATATCAGCGCTCACTTCAACATTCCGCTTGAGTCGCTGCTCCTCGATCGTTCGGCTAGGAATGCTCTTGAGATCCTTGCTGCTCTTGTCGATCTCGGATGTGAGCGTTTGCTCGCGCAATCGCAACTGCGCTACATAGCCCTGCAAGGCAGCAGGAACCAGCGTGCTACGAACGCTCGCGAGTGCCGCCTGCTCGTCCCGGACTTGTTGGGCTTCATCAGTATAGGTCTCGCGAAGTTTCCGGAGCTTGTTTTCTCGTTCATTTTGTTCAGAGAGAACCTTCCGAAGGTTGTCAGCCGCCGGATCGGTCGCCGCAATCGGAACCGACAGCACCGCTTCCGCGGAGATTGGCGTGCCCGCTCGTGCTTGGTTCAGTATCCGCTCGAGACTCGTCCTGTCGCGGGAGTATGCGTCAGCCTGAACCTTGTCCCTGAAATAGTTTTCAAAGACAGGGCTGTTGGTCATTTCAATGCCCGGCTGGATCGTCTGCCTTTCGCTCGGTTCTGTAACCGTGCGAACGCGAAAACTCTCTAGAGCGTTCTCAGCTTCCGTAAGCGATCTTGCAGCATACTGCTGCTGCCCTTCGAGGATGCTCGCCTGATATGTGATGTTCTTCTTCTTCAGTGCTGTGGCCACTGCCACGAACTGCTCGACCCATGCGTTGAGAGTGGCCGCAGATCGCTGCGCATTCTCCCCTGTCATGCGAAGAAAAAGAAAGGACGAACCTTCGTTAAGCGTCATTCTGAGCTTACGGATCAACAGCTCGGACGCCTCTCGGGGCGTACGAACGGTGAATTCGATGTCTTTCTTTCCCCCAAGTTGTTGAAGCGTTGGCTGCCACTGGAAGCCAAGCTGGCGACCGATAGAATCACCGACGATGCCTTTCTCGACTTCAACTCCAGCCTTCAACGAAAGGACGTACCTGCCATTAGAGATCGCTATACGGTAATCTCCTGGTCGCAGGCGCTGCTGATCCGCGCGAAATCCACGGAACGCTGTGCTGTCACCATCGCGCTTGGGCTCAAGAAACAAGCCGAGATTCGTGACAACGGGATCTGCGATTGCATAGGATCGAAGAAGGTCTTGCCATCCGGAAGCCTTCAGAAGTTCCTCTGCCTGGATGGGTCCCCGCTCGCCCTTCCCGTCCCGATTGGTCCCCGTGCCCTGTTCGAGCAGGATTGTGGCACTTACCTCATACTCAGGCTCGATGAACTTGGTCGCCCCCCAACCGGCGCCCGCTCCCACCAACCCAAGCAATACGATCAGCCACTTAAAGCGCGAAACAGCCGCCCAATAGCGCTGAAGGGTAGGCCCCTTAGGCGTCGACGAATCATTGCCACCGTCCCAGTCCCCCTGCTGAACAAATTCCGGGGAAACCTCGGCGCCGCTCTCTCTTTGGCTGACGGATTGGATCTGCTGACCGGACATTAGAAATGACGGGATGGGGATCAGGCGTAATGGTCTGACCTTAGACGGCCTAGGAATGTCGCTGGCAACACGGTGCGGCGTAAGCGCACCGGCCACGCCGCAACAAAGCAACATTTGCGTGACGTTTTGGGACCTGTTGCAGTCATGAAACGCCAACTGTCGTGCAAAAGCGACGATTGGCGCTTGACTCCGGGCAGTCCTTGCCGTAATTCGCCCTGTTCAGGTTGGCCAGTCGCAGCCTCACTGCATCATTTATGTAGTGAGACAACCGCACCTTGCCAGAGCGTCGCCTCAGCGCCGCACGGCTGTTGCCGGTGGGCATCACTGATCCAGCTGCTGAGCAGGACACACCGGCAGGCGAACGTTCTACGCCGATACGCAATGACCGATCCATTTCTGAGCGACTCCACCTCGAACGCCGTTCCAGACAAGGGAACAGGACTCCGCATCCTCGTCGTCGATGACGACCGGACGCTGCGGGAAGGGTGCGCGTCGGTCCTCCAAATGGATGGGCATGCTGTCACCGCGACTGGCCGGGCCGAGGAGGCCCTTGAGCTGGTCAAGCGGCGCAAGTTCGACCTGGTGCTGGTGGACCTGTTCATGACCCCGGTCTCCGGGATGGAGATCCTCAAGGCGGCCGTCGAAGCCCATAAGGGCGTCATCGTGGTCGTCATGACCGGAAACCCCACGGTCCAATCCAGTATCGAGGCGCTCCGCGCCGGCGCTTGGGATTACCTCCCGAAGCCCTTCTCGGCGAGCCATCTCCAGGTGCTGGTTGGGCGGGCAGCGCACGCTGCGAACGCGAGCCGAGAGACGAAGGAGATCAAGCCGTCGGCGCTCATGACTCAGAGCGGTTCGGGCGAAAGCATGGCGCTGCTGGGGGTGTCCCCGGCGTTCCGGAAGGCGGTGGAGCTCGCCCAGAAGGTCGCGGCCACCGACGCCTCGGTCATGATCTCGGGCGAAAGCGGGACGGGCAAGGAAATGATCGCCCAGTTCATCCATAAGCACAGCCGGCGCACCCAGCGCAAGCTGGTGCCGGTGAACTGCGCCGCTCTCCCCGACAACCTCCTTGAGTCGGAAATGTTCGGCTACCGGAAAGGCGCCTTTACGGGTGCCGACCGCGACAAGGCCGGCCTGCTCGAGGTGGCCCATCAGGGCACGCTGTTCCTGGACGAGCTCACCGAAATGACGATGCCGCTCCAAGCCAAGCTCCTGCGCGTTCTGCAGGACGGCGTCGTGCGGCGGCTTGGGTCAGAGACGCAGGACGCCGTAGTAGACGTGCGCTTCATCTCGGCCACTAACCGGGATCCACAGGAAGCGGTGCAGCAGGGGATCCTGCGCGAAGACCTCTTCTATCGGTTACGCGTCGTCCCCATCAAGCTGCCGCCCCTGCG
Protein-coding sequences here:
- a CDS encoding polysaccharide biosynthesis tyrosine autokinase, whose amino-acid sequence is MSGQQIQSVSQRESGAEVSPEFVQQGDWDGGNDSSTPKGPTLQRYWAAVSRFKWLIVLLGLVGAGAGWGATKFIEPEYEVSATILLEQGTGTNRDGKGERGPIQAEELLKASGWQDLLRSYAIADPVVTNLGLFLEPKRDGDSTAFRGFRADQQRLRPGDYRIAISNGRYVLSLKAGVEVEKGIVGDSIGRQLGFQWQPTLQQLGGKKDIEFTVRTPREASELLIRKLRMTLNEGSSFLFLRMTGENAQRSAATLNAWVEQFVAVATALKKKNITYQASILEGQQQYAARSLTEAENALESFRVRTVTEPSERQTIQPGIEMTNSPVFENYFRDKVQADAYSRDRTSLERILNQARAGTPISAEAVLSVPIAATDPAADNLRKVLSEQNERENKLRKLRETYTDEAQQVRDEQAALASVRSTLVPAALQGYVAQLRLREQTLTSEIDKSSKDLKSIPSRTIEEQRLKRNVEVSADMYRNLNLKAAEAKLAEAATIPDVSILSPAVPPLKPTRNTAPVIILGAIAAALALGVFLAILLDQVDKRFRYPEQATDDLGLFVLGVVPVIDTRVKRRQADQAAQVVEAFRTIRMNVRYAADPSRPLCMTITSPGPNDGKSLISANLALSFAEAGSRTLLIDGDIRRGELAKTFGCETRPGLVEYLDGTALIAEVLQPTASHPNLTIMPGGARRRRAPELLATPRLNQLIGQMTAEYDVVIVDSPPLGAGFDAYALATATGNMALVLRAGITDRKMAKAKMAVVDTLPVRVMGAVLNGIQLTGVYEYYSYYREYAAHDEEPARISEPGDKRAALNRGRES
- a CDS encoding sigma-54 dependent transcriptional regulator, whose amino-acid sequence is MTDPFLSDSTSNAVPDKGTGLRILVVDDDRTLREGCASVLQMDGHAVTATGRAEEALELVKRRKFDLVLVDLFMTPVSGMEILKAAVEAHKGVIVVVMTGNPTVQSSIEALRAGAWDYLPKPFSASHLQVLVGRAAHAANASRETKEIKPSALMTQSGSGESMALLGVSPAFRKAVELAQKVAATDASVMISGESGTGKEMIAQFIHKHSRRTQRKLVPVNCAALPDNLLESEMFGYRKGAFTGADRDKAGLLEVAHQGTLFLDELTEMTMPLQAKLLRVLQDGVVRRLGSETQDAVVDVRFISATNRDPQEAVQQGILREDLFYRLRVVPIKLPPLRKRLEDIPLLAEFFLKRSWERHRSSGAPAPELAKETVEFLQSRPWRGNVRELQNVIEHVAVVADADRPIMPDDIPVYDDGGAAPSGDGGLPTGIMNEAFHVAKDNLIAHFEKEYLGRLTARAGGNMSKAARLAGIDRTTLYRLMEKHGFKRDALSGAAD